DNA sequence from the Stenotrophomonas sp. 24(2023) genome:
TCACCGAGCCCGGCCAGTTGCGCCATCACATTATTCAGCTGATCCATGCCAATTCCAGAAAAAGAGACGCAGGCTGCGGCCGCAGTGCATCGGTATCCAGTGCGCCAATTTATCAGAAGGGGCGCTGCGTCAAAATCACGTCGCGCATTCAGTTAATCAATTGAGGTCTCTGTCACATAATCCGGCCTGATGGTGTTAACCCTGCGTAGACAAAGCGCCATGCCCTTCACGGTTGCACGCTAGAATCGCCGGACAGTTCCCAATGAGATTTGCCATGCTGGATCAGGACGCCCTGCTGGCCCCGATTTCGGACGACGCCCCGACCGGTGAAGACCTGTCGTTCTCGGCTGAGTTCGACCGGATCATCGAAAACCGTCGCGCGGACGACCCGACCCTGGACCAGGGGGCGTGGCAGACGGACATCAAATATGCCGACTGGAGCAGCGTGCTGCGCGACAGCAGCGACCTGCTGCAGGCACGCACCAAGGACCTGCGCGTGGCCGGCTGGCTCAGTGAAGCCGCCGCCCAGATCGAGGGCTTCAAGGGCCTGGCCGCCGGCTACCGGGTCACCGCCGGGCTGTGCGAACGCTACTGGGACCAGGTCCACCCGCAGGCACCCGATGGCGACCATGAAGAGCGCATCGGCAACCTGAGCTGGCTGCTGACCAATTCGCTGCAGTGGCTGCGCAATGTGCCCATTGTGGTGGCGCCGCAGGGCCGCTTCACGCTGGCCGACTTCGAGCATGCGCACGCACGTGCCAATGGCAATGCCGAAGACGACGGCCGCCCCGGCCTAGACGTGCTGGACGCGGCCCGCCGGGATACCCAGCACTCGTTCTACCGCCAGCTGGCCGACGAGCTTCCCGACTGCAGCCAGGCCCTGGTCGAACTGCAGGGTGCCGTGGACAACCGCCTGGGCCTGGACGGCCCCAGCTTCAGTGCGGTGCGCGAGCAGCTTGAACACCTGCAGCGCACCGTGCAGCGTTTCGCCCGCGATGCCGGCGTGCTGCTCGATGGCGAGACCGGCGATCTCGAGGGCGATGCCGGCGGTGACGTCTTCGCAGCGGCGCCCTCGCCGTTCGAGACCGTCACGCCGGTTGCGTCGCGTGGCCCGGGCGGTGCCCCGGGCACGCGCAAGGAAGCACTGCAGCAGCTGCGACAGGTTGCCGAGTTCTTCCGCCGCACCGAGCCACACAGCCCGGTGGCCTATCTGGCCGAAAAGGCCGCGCGCTGGGGCGAGATGCCACTGCACGTCTGGCTCAAGCGGGTCATCAAGGACCACGGCACGCTCGAGCAGATGGAAGAGATGCTGGATATCGGGCCGGAAGACTGACCCCTCGCGCAGAACGCCGGGGGCCACGCAGCCCCCGTTGTTTCCGGTGCGGGTTACTGGATCTTGAACTCGATGCGCCGGTTGCGCTGGCGGCCATCGTCGCTGGTGTTGTCCGCCACGGGCTCGTCCGGCCCCTTGCCGAGCACGTCCATGTGGCTGTTGGGGATGCCCTTGGACACCATGTAGTTCTTCACCGCCAGCGCGCGGGCGTGGCTGAGCGCCAGGTTGGATTCACGCTGGCCGACGTTGTCGGTATGGCCGATGATCAGGAAGCGGCTGTCCGGCATCTGCGCCATCTTGGCCACCATCTCATCCAGGATGCCCATGCCGAAGGGGGTCAGGCGGGCGCTGCCGCTCTGGAATTCGATGATGCGGTTGGCCAGGGTCTGGTCCAGCACATTCTGCTGTGAGCCGATCTTCAGCCCGTTGGTCACCGTGTAGCTGGTATTGCTGGCCAGGCTGAGGTCACTGGCCACCTGCTGGCGCAACGCCTCGTTGCCGACCTCACCGGAAATGCGCACGGACTGCCCGTTGACCTCCAGCTTGCCCGGCGACACGCGCTTCAGCCCCGGGTTGATCATGCCGGCCACGTAGTCGCCCCAGTTGGGCGGCGTTGCAATGGATTCGACCTGGATGCGATCGACCACCCGGTCGGTGCCATAGACCGCGCGCAGGTTGTTCAGCAGCTTGGCCTTGGTCGCCTGGTCGGGCACCACGCCTTCGATGACCACCGGCCGGTCGGCACCGGCCGCGGCAGGCGCGTTCTGTGCCGCCAGCGGTGCGCTGGCCAGCAGCAGCGACAGGGCCAGGAGCTTGGAAGAGGACAGGCGCATTGATCAGGTTCCCAGGAAAGTCTCGCCGAACAGCTTGCGCGCCGTGGCCAGGGCCAGGTCATCGCGATCGAGGAAGCTGCCGAAACGATTGAGGTTGTAGTCGCCGGGCAGGTAGTCATCCACCCACTCCGAATGCTGCACGCGGATCAGGAAATCCCCGGCTTCGGCTGGGTCCAGCGCCGCACGCAGCACCTGGCGGTCAGCACCGCTGAACCCGACCACCATGCTGGGCGCGGCATCGTTGCGGATCAGCACCGCCAGTTCGAAATCCCCACGGCTGATGAAGCTGGACACCAGGTCCAGCCAGAACGCGGCCACCAGCGGCCGGTAGGCCGGATCGCGCACCAGCGGGAACACCAGCGCCTTGTCGATATGCACATCACCGCCACTGAGTACCGGCTGCAGCAGCAGCCCCAGCGCGGGCAGCACCTGGCGCAGCGCGACATCGCCATGGCCGGCATCACGCAGGCGCCGTTCGAAATCGGCCACGGTGGTGGTTTCCAGGAAATCCTGGAAGCTGGCGTTGTAGTCCCCCGGATCGGTGCTGATGCTGAACCGCGCATCGGCCAACTGGGCCAGCGCCTGCGCCGCATCGCTGTCCTGGTAGGCCTGCCGTGCCAGGCGTGCCAGGCCGGACCAGGCGTTGGACATCGCCAGCGGGCTGCGCCCGATGAAGGGCAACGGTTCCGGTGCATCCAGCCGCAGCGCCGACAACAGCGGGAAGCGGCGTTCGGACGCGTCCCGGCTGGCCAGGAAGTGGCCACAGACCACGGTCTTGCTGCGCGAGCCCAGGAACGCGTAATGGATTTCAGAGGCCTCGTCGTAGCGCTTTTTCCAGTCCGGGCTCTGGCTCAGCAGGTCCAGGCTTTCGCCGGCCCAGCGGTCCAGCCAGCCCAGCAGCTGGTGGTTGTCGGCGGCGCGCACGAAGTCGCCGCGCGAGGGCACCTTGCCGAAGTAGGACACGCCGGCACTGACCACGCGGCTCATCGCGCACCTCCCGCCGCCGGGGCGGCCGGCGCAGTGGACGTCGGGGCCACCGGTGCTGCCGGCGTGCCGCCCGCCACCCGCTCGGGCAACTGCAGGCCACGCTGCCAGTCGCCGCCCTCGGCGGTGGCACCGGCACGGCGCACGATGCGCATCTCCACGGTCACGTCCACGCCGTTGCCCGTCCAGGTGATACGGCTGGAATCATCCAGGCGTTCATACTTGCCCTCGGCCATCAGACGGTTGAAGCCATTGGTGCCAGGCGCGCTGAACACCTCCACCGTGCGGCCGTCACCGGTGACCGCGGTGATCTTGACCCCCGGCACCTGCCCGGCGTTGGGGTACTGCATGGTGGTCCACTGCGGCGGCGTATTGCGGTAGCGCAGGCTCTGCCCGTCGATTTCCAGGGTGTACTCCAGCGCACCGGCTGCCGGCGAGGGCAGGATCTCGAAGATGGTGGTGTCCTGCGCCGCCCCGGCCGCCGAACCACTGACCCAGTTGCCATAGTTGGCCACCAGTTCGGCCGACAGGTTCACACCCTGCCCGGCCCAGCGGCGCGCCTCCAGCAGCGGGCCGCGCTGGATCACCAGCGTGCCCAGGGCTTCCTTGTTGAACGCCGCGATGCTGCCACTGGCGCCGAAGATGGCGGCGATATCGCTGGCGGCCGCGTCCACGTCCGAATTGAGGTTGAACGGATACTGCTGGCCCACGCGTGCCTTGAACGGGTCGTAGACCTGCGCCTTCCAGGTCTTGTTCACTTCATCCTCGGTCGGCGTGACCAACGCGGCGAACGTCTGCGTCAGCGGGCGCAGCAGCAGGGGGCGCAGCGCCTCGCGCTGCTTGTCGTCCAGCCCGGTCAGCACCTGCTCGTCCACCAGGGCCAGCGCCACACTCAGTTCGGAGCCTTCGTTGCTGAAGGTGTCCTGCATCAGCTTGCGCGTGCCCACGCCCACCTCGCCCTGGCTCTTGATGGCATTCAGGCGGGCGCGCAGCTTGGCCAGCGTATCGAAATAGGCGGTGATCACCGCCGGCTGGTCGCCACGCTCGCTGGTCAGCCGCGCGATGCCCTCGAAGGCCACGCCGATCGGGCCGACAGCCTGCGATGCGGCCGCGGCCGCCGGGTCCTTGCGCAGGATGGTGCGCTGGAACCACGCCACGAACCCCTTGCGTGCCTTGCTGGAACGGGCCTGTGCCGGCGGGTTGTCCCACACGGTCTGCTCGTTGATCTTCTCCAGCAGTGCGCGCAGCGGTGAGTTGCTGGCGTCACCCAGGCGGTTGATGCGCCCGACCGCCTCGTCAAAGGTGCTGAATTCGGCAACGCTCAGGCCCTGCACGAACTTGACCCACTCGCGGGCGTAATCCTGCTTGTACAGCCGCACCAGTTCGCGCGAGACATGTTCGGGGCTGCCGGCCAGCGACAGGTCGCTCTGCTCGGTCGTGCCCAGCACCCAGTCGGTGGTGCTCAACTGCGTGTTGGCCGCTTCCTTGATCGCATCCTGGACATAGTCTTCCCAGGCCTTGCGGGTGAAGGCACCGGAAATAGCGTAGCTGCCATTGATCAGGCGCGCATTGCGCTCGGCACCGACCAGGCTGTCGGCGGTGACCGTAGCGAAGCGCGCGCCGGCACGCGCCTTGATCTGCGCATAGACACGTTCCATCGCCGGCTGGCCCTTCATCACCTGGCCCAGCGCCTGCCGCGTGTCGGCCACCAGGGTGACCTTGTTCTGTACCTGCGGCCAGCCCGGCGCATCGGCCTGGGCCACGTAGAAGGTCATCAGCTTCTCGGCCGCACGCACCATCTCCTCACGACTCATCTGGCCGCGGTTGGCCTCCAGCCAGGTGCGCCAGAACAGCGTGAGCTGCTGCGACAGGTGGGCGCCCTCGACATACTTCGGGTTGCCCAGCATCAGGTAGGTCTTCAGCGCGTTGTAGGCGTCGTTGGTGCTGGTCGGCGAGGCGTTCTGGTACAGCACCTCGCTCTCGGCCGCGGCGCCCCCCCCCTGCCCCAGCTTCGCGCGGTCGGCGACCACCTGGCCCAGATAGTTCTCCAGGTTGGCCACGGTCGGATCCAGCATCACCTGCTGCATGCCGTGGTTGTACTCGCGCAGCAGCTTGTCGCGGATCGCATCGCCCTGGTACAGGCCAAGGCGCGTGGTGATGCCACCGTCCTTGCGGTAGCGGTCCAGCTGTTCCATGCGGTCCTGCAGCAGCAGCAGCGCGTCGATGCGCGACTTCAGGTCCATGCGGTCCTTCTGCACGCGCACGGCCTGGTCCAGGTCCTTGGTGGCATTGGCCACCAGCTGCGCATTGGTGGTGTACGACCACGTCCACATGCCCAGCGCGAGCGCGAGCACACCCACTGCGCCCAGGAACACGCCATAGCGCATGCGGTTCTGGTGCGGGCTGGAGTACTGCCGCACCAGGTCACGGTCGGCGAAGATCACCTTGCGGAACAGGTCCTTGAGGAAGAACGCGGTGTGCCCGGTCGGTGCCTCATCGACATTGGAGCCGCGCTGCAGGCTGAACTGCCGCCCCACGCGCTCGGAAGCATGGTGCACCGAACGCCCTTCCTGCAGTGCGCTGGAGAAGTAGAAGCCGCGGAACACCGGCTTGAACTGGTAGGGGTTGTCCTCGAACAGCGTGGCGATGAAGGTCCGCAGCGCCGGCTTGATGCCGGTGAACTCCAGCGGCAGCGACAGCAGGCCCGGCGACACCTCGCGCCCGCGCTGCATGGCCATGTGGGTCAGGCTCATTTCCTTGATGCCTTCGGCCAGCTCGTCGAAGTGCGCATCGAAGGCCGACAGGGCATCGCCCTGCTGCTGCACGTCGAACGGCAGCGTGGCACCCCAGACATGCTCGCGTTCGCCCGGGTCCAGGTTGCGGAAGAACTCGCTGAAGCCG
Encoded proteins:
- the tssA gene encoding type VI secretion system protein TssA: MLDQDALLAPISDDAPTGEDLSFSAEFDRIIENRRADDPTLDQGAWQTDIKYADWSSVLRDSSDLLQARTKDLRVAGWLSEAAAQIEGFKGLAAGYRVTAGLCERYWDQVHPQAPDGDHEERIGNLSWLLTNSLQWLRNVPIVVAPQGRFTLADFEHAHARANGNAEDDGRPGLDVLDAARRDTQHSFYRQLADELPDCSQALVELQGAVDNRLGLDGPSFSAVREQLEHLQRTVQRFARDAGVLLDGETGDLEGDAGGDVFAAAPSPFETVTPVASRGPGGAPGTRKEALQQLRQVAEFFRRTEPHSPVAYLAEKAARWGEMPLHVWLKRVIKDHGTLEQMEEMLDIGPED
- a CDS encoding OmpA family protein yields the protein MRLSSSKLLALSLLLASAPLAAQNAPAAAGADRPVVIEGVVPDQATKAKLLNNLRAVYGTDRVVDRIQVESIATPPNWGDYVAGMINPGLKRVSPGKLEVNGQSVRISGEVGNEALRQQVASDLSLASNTSYTVTNGLKIGSQQNVLDQTLANRIIEFQSGSARLTPFGMGILDEMVAKMAQMPDSRFLIIGHTDNVGQRESNLALSHARALAVKNYMVSKGIPNSHMDVLGKGPDEPVADNTSDDGRQRNRRIEFKIQ
- the tagF gene encoding type VI secretion system-associated protein TagF, which produces MSRVVSAGVSYFGKVPSRGDFVRAADNHQLLGWLDRWAGESLDLLSQSPDWKKRYDEASEIHYAFLGSRSKTVVCGHFLASRDASERRFPLLSALRLDAPEPLPFIGRSPLAMSNAWSGLARLARQAYQDSDAAQALAQLADARFSISTDPGDYNASFQDFLETTTVADFERRLRDAGHGDVALRQVLPALGLLLQPVLSGGDVHIDKALVFPLVRDPAYRPLVAAFWLDLVSSFISRGDFELAVLIRNDAAPSMVVGFSGADRQVLRAALDPAEAGDFLIRVQHSEWVDDYLPGDYNLNRFGSFLDRDDLALATARKLFGETFLGT
- the tssM gene encoding type VI secretion system membrane subunit TssM, which gives rise to MSLSNFSYYLRDYRLWMVIGLIGAGSLAWFGEAEARQIGIWVAIVLAGLLALALLVWIIKRILARRAAKRVESMVKDEADKAVASAQPANRADTEALRTRMMDAVKQIKSSRMGVLKGSAALYELPWYVIIGNPAAGKSTAILNSGLQFPFEDNRGNVVQGIGGTRNCDWYFTTNGIVLDTAGRYSVSVEDRMEWLTFLGLLKKNRPRAPINGVIIAASLAELSGSKPEFAIELAKNLRQRVQEITERLEVFAPVYVLFTKADLIAGFSEFFRNLDPGEREHVWGATLPFDVQQQGDALSAFDAHFDELAEGIKEMSLTHMAMQRGREVSPGLLSLPLEFTGIKPALRTFIATLFEDNPYQFKPVFRGFYFSSALQEGRSVHHASERVGRQFSLQRGSNVDEAPTGHTAFFLKDLFRKVIFADRDLVRQYSSPHQNRMRYGVFLGAVGVLALALGMWTWSYTTNAQLVANATKDLDQAVRVQKDRMDLKSRIDALLLLQDRMEQLDRYRKDGGITTRLGLYQGDAIRDKLLREYNHGMQQVMLDPTVANLENYLGQVVADRAKLGQGGGAAAESEVLYQNASPTSTNDAYNALKTYLMLGNPKYVEGAHLSQQLTLFWRTWLEANRGQMSREEMVRAAEKLMTFYVAQADAPGWPQVQNKVTLVADTRQALGQVMKGQPAMERVYAQIKARAGARFATVTADSLVGAERNARLINGSYAISGAFTRKAWEDYVQDAIKEAANTQLSTTDWVLGTTEQSDLSLAGSPEHVSRELVRLYKQDYAREWVKFVQGLSVAEFSTFDEAVGRINRLGDASNSPLRALLEKINEQTVWDNPPAQARSSKARKGFVAWFQRTILRKDPAAAAASQAVGPIGVAFEGIARLTSERGDQPAVITAYFDTLAKLRARLNAIKSQGEVGVGTRKLMQDTFSNEGSELSVALALVDEQVLTGLDDKQREALRPLLLRPLTQTFAALVTPTEDEVNKTWKAQVYDPFKARVGQQYPFNLNSDVDAAASDIAAIFGASGSIAAFNKEALGTLVIQRGPLLEARRWAGQGVNLSAELVANYGNWVSGSAAGAAQDTTIFEILPSPAAGALEYTLEIDGQSLRYRNTPPQWTTMQYPNAGQVPGVKITAVTGDGRTVEVFSAPGTNGFNRLMAEGKYERLDDSSRITWTGNGVDVTVEMRIVRRAGATAEGGDWQRGLQLPERVAGGTPAAPVAPTSTAPAAPAAGGAR